The following proteins are encoded in a genomic region of Micrococcaceae bacterium Sec5.8:
- a CDS encoding DUF805 domain-containing protein → MTYAPQQQQQSTGPVPLWAPLYGASLPVAVSRFFKKYATFSGRASRSEYWWWTLVAFIVSMVLNFIMLVAGSAGATRAADGSTVPGPGFTVGLILAGIWFLAVIVPSLAVTVRRLHDANFSGWMYLLVLVPFAGGIILIVLTAMGSKPEGQRFDRPEGVPAYPGH, encoded by the coding sequence ATGACATACGCACCGCAGCAACAACAGCAATCCACCGGACCGGTTCCCCTTTGGGCGCCTCTGTACGGCGCGTCCTTGCCGGTCGCCGTCTCACGGTTCTTTAAGAAGTACGCGACGTTCTCCGGCCGGGCCAGCCGCAGCGAGTACTGGTGGTGGACCCTCGTGGCCTTCATCGTCTCCATGGTCCTGAACTTCATCATGCTGGTGGCTGGCTCCGCCGGTGCCACGCGCGCCGCAGACGGCTCCACCGTCCCGGGCCCGGGTTTCACCGTTGGTCTGATCCTGGCCGGCATCTGGTTCCTGGCAGTTATCGTCCCGTCCCTGGCAGTGACCGTCCGGCGCCTGCATGATGCCAACTTCAGCGGCTGGATGTACCTGCTCGTGCTCGTGCCGTTCGCCGGCGGCATCATCCTGATCGTCCTCACCGCGATGGGTTCCAAGCCGGAGGGCCAGCGGTTCGACCGCCCGGAAGGCGTGCCTGCGTACCCGGGACACTAA
- a CDS encoding MarR family transcriptional regulator — protein sequence MDRWPTGRLLSTAARLVEHSWNEKLGAIGLTHAGVIAMEVLAVNGPMTQAQLAQLVRVQAQTMGKTLSRLEAHGHISRERSPSDRRSHVVSLTDRGREAVVEAADMERSVLAAASIDPDVLRQELQAVVTELATRISSTDAKAIVTAPAPVLPVDAN from the coding sequence ATGGATCGCTGGCCCACGGGCCGCCTACTGTCCACGGCAGCGCGCCTTGTTGAACACTCCTGGAACGAGAAGCTGGGGGCCATTGGCCTGACCCATGCCGGAGTCATCGCCATGGAAGTGCTCGCCGTCAACGGACCGATGACCCAGGCCCAGCTCGCCCAATTGGTGCGAGTCCAAGCGCAGACCATGGGCAAGACGCTCAGCCGGCTGGAGGCGCACGGCCATATCTCCCGGGAACGCAGCCCCTCGGACCGGCGCAGCCACGTTGTGTCTTTAACGGACCGGGGCCGCGAAGCTGTTGTTGAAGCGGCAGATATGGAGCGTTCAGTTCTCGCCGCCGCTTCCATCGACCCTGACGTCCTGCGCCAGGAACTCCAGGCGGTTGTCACCGAACTCGCCACGCGGATCTCCTCCACCGACGCCAAGGCAATCGTCACCGCCCCGGCGCCCGTGCTGCCCGTGGACGCCAACTAA
- the bcp gene encoding thioredoxin-dependent thiol peroxidase — MPERLISGDPAPAFTLKNSDGKDMSLEDFRGNSTVVYFYPAASTPGCTKQACDFRDSLPALQQAGYAVVGISPDPAEKLAKFAAAEGLTFPLLSDPDHAVAEAYGAWGEKKNYGKTYDGLIRSTVVVDPDGVVTVAQYNVRATGHVAKLRRDLKVDS; from the coding sequence GTGCCTGAACGACTCATCTCCGGCGATCCAGCGCCCGCGTTCACCCTGAAGAATTCCGATGGGAAGGATATGTCACTCGAGGACTTCCGAGGCAACAGCACAGTGGTCTATTTCTACCCCGCGGCCTCCACCCCCGGCTGCACCAAGCAGGCCTGCGATTTCCGGGATTCCCTGCCCGCACTGCAGCAGGCGGGCTACGCGGTGGTCGGCATTTCCCCCGATCCGGCGGAAAAGCTCGCCAAGTTCGCCGCTGCTGAAGGGCTGACGTTCCCCCTGCTCTCGGACCCGGACCACGCCGTCGCTGAGGCCTACGGCGCCTGGGGAGAGAAGAAGAACTATGGCAAAACGTACGACGGACTCATCCGGTCAACGGTGGTGGTGGACCCCGACGGGGTGGTTACGGTCGCACAATATAACGTTCGGGCCACCGGGCATGTCGCGAAGCTCCGCCGGGACCTCAAGGTGGACAGCTAG
- a CDS encoding fasciclin domain-containing protein produces MQNIKRTTLSVAGIAAAAMISLTACGGSTTTAAPSSSAPASAPMESSMAPSPSTSTSAAAMDPAANLVGSGCAAYAEQVPSGAGSVSGMALDPVAVAASNNPILTTLTAAVSGKLNPKVDLVDTLNGSEFTVFAPTDDAFKKLDPATIETLKTDDALLSKILTYHVVPGKISPDEIVGTHKTVQGGSVTVTGSKDALKVDEANVVCGGVMTANATVYMVDSVLMPK; encoded by the coding sequence ATGCAGAACATCAAGCGCACGACACTTTCCGTTGCTGGTATCGCTGCTGCAGCCATGATCAGCCTCACTGCCTGCGGCGGATCCACCACAACCGCCGCCCCCAGCTCCTCCGCTCCGGCGTCCGCGCCGATGGAATCCAGCATGGCACCGTCGCCGTCCACCAGCACCTCGGCAGCAGCGATGGACCCGGCCGCCAACCTCGTCGGCAGCGGTTGCGCCGCTTACGCCGAGCAGGTGCCCAGCGGCGCCGGCTCCGTCTCCGGAATGGCCCTTGACCCGGTAGCGGTTGCAGCGTCCAACAACCCGATCCTCACCACCTTGACGGCCGCTGTGTCCGGCAAGCTCAACCCGAAGGTTGACCTGGTGGACACCCTGAACGGCAGCGAGTTCACGGTCTTCGCACCGACGGACGACGCCTTCAAGAAGCTCGACCCCGCCACGATCGAAACGCTGAAGACGGATGATGCCCTGCTCAGCAAGATCCTGACCTACCACGTGGTCCCGGGCAAGATCAGCCCGGACGAGATCGTCGGCACGCACAAGACCGTCCAGGGCGGTTCCGTCACCGTGACCGGTTCCAAGGACGCGCTGAAGGTTGACGAGGCCAACGTCGTCTGTGGCGGCGTCATGACCGCCAACGCCACCGTGTACATGGTCGACTCGGTACTGATGCCCAAGTAG
- a CDS encoding ABC transporter substrate-binding protein: MLPLAACTGSPGPGPGSATASGSPTAAAPSAVFTFGTASRPLGLDPAVVSDTESYRITRQVLEGLVGVDQTTGQPTPLLATEWSSSEDGRAYTFKLRDSVLFQDGTTLDAAAVCSNFNRWFNFPESLRQQAPGTTFKGVFKAHADQASLSIFKGCTALAPDNVRIDLTQPFTGFLQALTLPAFAISSPQALTSQTADQLNQSRDGQPISAYGLHPVGTGPYVLSSWDPESITLSSNKDYWGDKGQIGTIKFVTYDHTQTRMQALLDGKIDAYDAVTVDNFDQLVKRGQQIIQRDPFSVMYLGMNQEVPILQNLKVRQAIEMALDKDTVIRRFFIDNTAQATQFVPPKLSGFNNNAPALGHNPDKAKELLAEAGYKGEELKFYYPLNATRPYLPTPEKVYAEISKQLTAIGLNIKPVPVEWSDGYLQKVTSPGDHALHLLGWNGSYSDPDNFVGPLFGEKTGEFGYQDPQVFSKIARARGLPEGKERTEQYQTINAQIAATVPAVPIAFPISALALSDRVLKYPASPVLNEVFTKVELKP, encoded by the coding sequence ATGCTGCCTCTGGCCGCCTGCACCGGAAGCCCCGGCCCGGGGCCGGGCTCCGCCACGGCGTCGGGCAGCCCCACGGCGGCCGCCCCCAGCGCCGTCTTCACGTTCGGCACCGCCTCCCGGCCGCTGGGGCTTGACCCCGCCGTCGTCTCGGACACCGAGTCCTACCGGATCACGCGCCAGGTCCTGGAAGGGCTCGTCGGCGTTGACCAGACCACCGGGCAGCCCACGCCGCTGCTGGCCACGGAGTGGAGCTCCAGCGAGGACGGCCGCGCCTACACATTCAAGCTCCGCGACAGCGTCCTCTTCCAGGACGGGACAACCCTCGACGCCGCTGCGGTCTGCAGCAACTTCAACCGCTGGTTCAACTTCCCCGAATCCCTGCGCCAGCAGGCTCCGGGAACCACCTTCAAGGGCGTTTTCAAAGCCCACGCCGACCAGGCCTCCCTCTCCATCTTCAAGGGCTGCACCGCGTTGGCCCCGGACAACGTGCGGATCGACCTGACCCAGCCCTTCACCGGGTTCCTGCAGGCCCTCACGCTGCCCGCCTTCGCCATCTCTTCGCCCCAGGCCCTCACGTCCCAGACAGCGGACCAGCTCAACCAGAGCCGCGACGGCCAGCCGATCTCCGCCTACGGCCTCCACCCCGTGGGAACCGGTCCGTACGTCCTGAGCTCCTGGGATCCGGAAAGCATCACGCTGTCCAGCAACAAGGACTACTGGGGGGACAAGGGCCAGATCGGCACCATCAAGTTCGTCACCTACGACCACACCCAGACCCGGATGCAGGCCCTGCTCGACGGCAAGATTGACGCCTATGACGCCGTGACCGTCGACAACTTCGACCAACTCGTCAAGCGTGGGCAGCAAATCATCCAGCGCGATCCTTTCTCCGTGATGTATCTGGGCATGAACCAGGAAGTGCCCATCCTGCAGAACCTTAAGGTCCGCCAGGCGATCGAAATGGCACTGGACAAAGACACCGTGATCCGCCGGTTCTTCATCGACAACACCGCGCAGGCGACGCAGTTCGTTCCGCCCAAGCTCAGCGGCTTCAACAACAACGCCCCGGCCCTGGGCCACAACCCGGACAAAGCCAAGGAGCTGCTGGCCGAAGCCGGTTACAAGGGGGAGGAACTGAAGTTCTACTATCCCCTGAACGCCACCCGGCCCTATCTGCCGACGCCGGAAAAGGTGTACGCGGAAATCAGCAAACAACTGACCGCCATCGGCCTCAACATCAAGCCGGTACCGGTCGAGTGGTCGGACGGCTACCTGCAAAAAGTCACCTCCCCCGGCGACCACGCCCTTCACCTGCTGGGCTGGAACGGTTCCTACTCCGATCCGGACAACTTCGTGGGCCCGCTCTTCGGCGAAAAAACGGGCGAATTCGGGTACCAGGACCCGCAGGTCTTCTCCAAGATCGCCCGGGCCCGGGGCCTGCCCGAGGGCAAGGAACGGACGGAGCAGTACCAGACCATCAATGCGCAGATCGCTGCCACGGTACCGGCTGTGCCGATCGCGTTCCCGATCTCAGCCCTGGCGCTCTCGGACCGGGTGCTGAAGTATCCGGCGTCGCCGGTCCTGAATGAAGTTTTTACGAAGGTCGAGCTGAAGCCTTGA
- a CDS encoding malate:quinone oxidoreductase, translating to MTFISKTQHADVVLIGGGIMSATLGAFLKQLEPNWTISLFEKLDEPGLESSDPWNNAGTGHAALCELNYSPAAKDGSVNPAKALLINEQFQLSRQFWSHLVTNGMIGSPKGFINTVPHMSFVIGDENAKFLRTRYEALKPNPLFRSMEYSEDHAQIAKWAPLIVKGRDPKQRIAATRAAEGTDVDFGALTRELTTYLGNNGVEVNYGHTVADIKRASDGGWDLALKHPQSGERGSIHAKFVFVGAGGGALHLLQASGIPESKGYGGFPVSGQFFRCTDESLAAQHGAKVYGQASVGAPPMSVPHLDTRYVNGKRSLLFGPYAGFSTNFLKQGSYLDLPLSIRPSNIIPMLAVAKDNMDLTAYLVKEVAKRHGAKVEALREYYPAAQDGDWELITAGQRVQIIKKDPKKGGVLQFGTEVIAGRDGSIGALLGASPGASTAVPIMIELLQRSFPRQFKGWQPRFKEMMPGYGVKLNENPDLAAQLEAATAKTLQLETVSTRN from the coding sequence GTGACTTTCATTTCCAAGACCCAACATGCCGACGTCGTCCTGATTGGCGGCGGCATCATGAGCGCCACGCTCGGTGCCTTCCTCAAGCAGCTCGAGCCGAACTGGACCATATCCCTGTTCGAGAAGCTGGACGAGCCGGGTCTGGAAAGCTCCGACCCGTGGAACAACGCCGGTACCGGACACGCCGCGCTGTGTGAGCTTAATTACTCCCCCGCAGCCAAAGACGGCTCGGTGAACCCCGCCAAGGCACTCCTGATCAACGAGCAGTTCCAGCTCTCGCGCCAGTTCTGGTCCCACCTCGTCACGAACGGCATGATCGGCTCCCCCAAGGGCTTCATCAACACCGTTCCGCACATGAGCTTCGTCATCGGCGACGAAAACGCCAAATTCCTGCGCACCCGCTACGAGGCCCTCAAGCCGAACCCGCTGTTCCGCTCGATGGAATACTCCGAGGACCACGCACAAATCGCCAAATGGGCCCCGCTGATCGTTAAAGGCCGGGACCCGAAGCAACGGATCGCCGCCACCCGCGCCGCGGAAGGCACCGACGTCGACTTCGGCGCCCTCACCCGCGAGTTGACCACCTACCTCGGGAACAACGGCGTAGAGGTCAACTACGGCCACACCGTGGCCGACATCAAGCGCGCGTCCGACGGCGGCTGGGACCTCGCGCTCAAGCACCCCCAGTCCGGAGAGCGCGGCTCCATCCACGCCAAGTTCGTCTTCGTGGGTGCCGGCGGTGGCGCCCTGCACCTCCTTCAGGCTTCGGGCATTCCCGAGAGCAAGGGGTACGGCGGATTCCCGGTTTCCGGGCAGTTCTTCCGCTGCACCGACGAGTCGCTCGCGGCCCAGCACGGCGCCAAGGTCTATGGCCAGGCGTCCGTGGGCGCCCCGCCCATGTCCGTCCCGCACCTGGACACCCGTTACGTCAACGGCAAACGTTCCCTGCTGTTCGGCCCGTACGCCGGCTTCTCCACGAACTTCCTGAAGCAGGGCTCGTATTTGGATTTGCCGCTGTCCATCCGCCCGTCCAACATCATCCCGATGCTGGCCGTGGCCAAGGACAACATGGACCTCACCGCCTACCTGGTCAAGGAAGTCGCCAAGCGGCACGGCGCCAAGGTCGAAGCCTTGCGCGAATATTACCCGGCCGCGCAGGACGGCGACTGGGAACTCATTACCGCCGGCCAGCGTGTACAGATCATCAAGAAGGACCCGAAGAAGGGCGGGGTGCTGCAGTTCGGCACGGAGGTCATCGCCGGCCGCGACGGCTCCATCGGCGCCCTGCTCGGCGCGTCCCCCGGGGCGTCCACGGCGGTGCCGATCATGATCGAACTGCTGCAGAGGTCCTTCCCGAGGCAGTTCAAGGGCTGGCAGCCCAGGTTCAAGGAGATGATGCCCGGTTATGGCGTCAAGCTCAACGAGAACCCGGACCTCGCTGCCCAGCTCGAAGCCGCCACGGCCAAGACGCTGCAGCTGGAAACGGTTTCCACGCGCAACTGA
- a CDS encoding efflux RND transporter permease subunit: protein MFRLAKLSLANRALIALITVFASVFGVITMSSLKQELIPSIEFPQITVITSMPGASPEVVDKQVSGPLETALNGVEGLESTSSTSRNGVSQISMAFTYGSNLDRARNQIDRAISNAKRTLPDDVQPQAIAGSISDFPIVFLAVSSDKPLSELNADLARLTVPRLQKLDGVRGAEVTGGATQHISILPRPDAMTASGASIQSISDALKNNGALVPAGTIEEQGKTLSLQIGSPVDSLDAIKALPLGGAKNAATIGSVADVSIAEDARTSITRTNGKETLALSVTKKPEGDTVGISHAVKDSIPQLEAELGSNARFTPIFDQAPFIEKSIKDLTTEGLLGLGFAVAVILLFLMSVRATLVTAISIPLSLLITFIGLSATGYSLNILTLGALTIAIGRVVDDSIVVIENIKRHLSYGEAKITAIQTSIREVAGAITASTLTTVAVFLPIAFVAGLAGELFRPFALTVTIALLSSLLVSLTIVPVLAYWFLRNPADKAGIAGVAVSQGSAVQGRSAREVAEAAEEAEQRTVLQRGYLPVLTKTQKHPVVTLIAALLVLGGTAAMTPLLATDLLGNSGENSMTVRQALPAGTSLAEAGASAIKVEEVLRGIDGVKDVQVTTGNAQSGFSALLSAGASSSSFTVVTESKANQGKLKEAVRSELAAIPDSGKITVGSQQGGFGTSSTVDITLKAATTADLRTASDAMVKAMDGVPGSSEVATNLAASQPVVQVKVDRAKTVAAGLSEQQVAGVLASTISPVPAGTVRIDTNDFPVRIGEGTRFASIDAVRQTPLPTAAGPVPLSSIATVEQVDVPVSITASNGQRTARVSITPSGANLGAVSTEVQARLKTVQLPPGVTAEIGGATTQQAESFSQLGLALLAAIAIVYVIMVAAFKSLIQPLILLVSVPFAATGAIGLLLITKVPLGLPSLIGMLMLVGIVVTNAIVLIDLINQYRQPRNGSPGMSVADAITHGARQRLRPILMTALATVFALTPMALGLTGGGGFISQPLAIVVIGGLISSTALTLVLVPVLYRLVEGRRERKTLARAAAGAGSDAQDGARTGSAPSRGRRAAPGAVPDDFPDDVPDGARVPTGSH from the coding sequence ATGTTTCGGCTTGCAAAGTTGTCGCTGGCCAACCGGGCCCTGATCGCGCTGATCACCGTCTTTGCGTCGGTCTTCGGAGTGATCACCATGTCCTCGCTGAAGCAGGAACTCATTCCGTCCATTGAGTTCCCGCAGATCACGGTGATCACGTCCATGCCAGGGGCCTCCCCCGAAGTGGTGGACAAGCAGGTCAGCGGCCCGCTGGAAACGGCGCTCAACGGCGTCGAGGGCCTGGAGTCGACGTCGTCGACCTCCCGCAACGGCGTATCCCAGATCAGCATGGCCTTCACCTACGGATCGAACCTGGACCGCGCCCGGAACCAGATCGACCGGGCCATCTCCAATGCCAAGCGGACGCTGCCCGACGACGTCCAGCCGCAGGCAATCGCAGGCAGCATCAGCGATTTCCCGATCGTTTTCCTCGCGGTTTCCTCGGACAAGCCCCTCAGCGAGCTCAACGCCGACCTGGCCCGGCTCACCGTTCCGCGGCTGCAAAAGCTCGACGGCGTCCGCGGTGCCGAGGTGACCGGCGGCGCCACCCAGCACATCAGCATCCTGCCCCGCCCCGACGCCATGACCGCCTCCGGTGCCAGCATCCAGTCCATCAGCGACGCGCTGAAAAACAACGGCGCCCTGGTTCCGGCCGGCACCATCGAGGAGCAGGGCAAGACGCTTTCGCTGCAAATCGGCAGCCCCGTGGACTCACTTGACGCCATCAAGGCTCTGCCGCTGGGCGGCGCCAAGAACGCCGCCACCATTGGCAGCGTCGCGGACGTCAGCATCGCCGAGGACGCCCGCACCTCGATCACCCGGACCAACGGCAAGGAAACCCTGGCCCTGTCCGTCACCAAGAAGCCCGAGGGCGACACGGTCGGGATTTCGCATGCGGTGAAAGACTCCATCCCCCAACTGGAAGCCGAGCTCGGCTCCAACGCCCGGTTCACACCGATTTTCGACCAGGCCCCGTTCATCGAGAAATCCATCAAGGACCTGACCACCGAGGGCCTGCTCGGACTGGGCTTCGCCGTCGCCGTGATCCTGCTGTTCCTGATGTCCGTCCGCGCCACCCTCGTCACCGCCATCTCCATCCCGCTGTCCCTGCTGATCACCTTCATCGGCCTCTCGGCCACGGGGTACTCGCTGAATATCCTGACGCTGGGCGCGCTCACCATCGCGATTGGCCGGGTGGTGGATGACTCGATCGTGGTGATCGAAAACATCAAGCGCCACCTAAGCTACGGCGAAGCTAAGATCACCGCGATCCAGACCTCCATCCGCGAAGTTGCCGGGGCCATCACCGCATCGACGCTCACCACGGTGGCGGTCTTCCTGCCGATCGCGTTTGTGGCCGGGCTCGCCGGTGAGCTGTTCCGGCCGTTCGCGCTGACCGTCACCATCGCCCTGCTGTCCTCGCTCCTGGTGTCCCTGACCATTGTCCCGGTGCTGGCCTATTGGTTCCTGCGGAACCCCGCCGACAAGGCGGGCATAGCCGGGGTAGCGGTTTCGCAGGGATCCGCGGTGCAGGGGAGGTCAGCCCGGGAGGTTGCCGAGGCTGCCGAGGAAGCGGAGCAGCGCACGGTCCTGCAGCGCGGCTACCTGCCCGTCCTGACCAAAACCCAGAAGCACCCGGTGGTGACCCTGATCGCGGCCCTTCTGGTCCTCGGCGGCACTGCGGCCATGACGCCGCTGCTGGCCACCGACCTGCTGGGCAACTCCGGCGAAAACAGTATGACCGTGCGGCAGGCACTCCCGGCCGGCACCAGCCTGGCCGAGGCCGGCGCCTCAGCCATCAAGGTCGAGGAAGTGCTGCGCGGGATCGACGGCGTCAAGGACGTCCAGGTCACCACCGGCAACGCCCAGTCCGGCTTCTCCGCGCTGCTCTCCGCCGGAGCCTCAAGCTCCAGCTTCACCGTGGTCACCGAGTCAAAAGCCAATCAGGGCAAACTCAAGGAAGCCGTCCGCAGCGAACTCGCCGCGATTCCGGATTCCGGCAAAATCACCGTGGGTTCGCAGCAGGGCGGTTTTGGTACGTCCTCCACGGTCGACATCACACTCAAGGCGGCCACCACGGCGGACCTCCGCACCGCCAGCGACGCCATGGTTAAGGCCATGGACGGCGTCCCCGGCTCTTCTGAAGTGGCGACCAACCTCGCCGCCAGCCAGCCGGTGGTGCAGGTCAAAGTGGACCGCGCCAAGACCGTTGCTGCCGGGCTGTCCGAGCAGCAGGTGGCCGGCGTACTCGCCTCCACCATCAGTCCCGTCCCCGCCGGAACGGTCCGCATCGATACCAACGACTTCCCGGTCCGTATCGGCGAGGGTACCCGCTTCGCCAGCATCGATGCCGTCCGGCAGACCCCGCTGCCGACGGCGGCCGGTCCCGTGCCGTTGTCCAGCATCGCGACCGTGGAGCAGGTGGACGTCCCCGTCTCGATCACCGCCAGCAACGGACAGCGGACCGCCCGGGTGTCCATCACGCCGTCGGGCGCCAATCTCGGCGCGGTCAGCACCGAGGTCCAGGCCCGGCTCAAGACCGTCCAGCTGCCCCCGGGCGTCACCGCAGAGATTGGCGGTGCCACCACGCAGCAGGCCGAATCCTTCAGCCAGCTGGGCCTGGCCTTGCTCGCTGCCATCGCAATCGTCTACGTGATCATGGTGGCGGCGTTCAAATCGCTCATCCAGCCGCTGATCCTGCTGGTCTCTGTCCCCTTCGCGGCCACCGGCGCCATCGGGCTGCTGCTGATCACGAAGGTGCCGCTGGGCCTGCCCTCCCTGATCGGCATGCTGATGCTGGTGGGCATTGTGGTGACGAACGCGATTGTGCTGATTGACCTCATCAACCAGTACCGCCAGCCGCGGAACGGCTCCCCGGGAATGTCGGTGGCGGACGCGATCACCCACGGCGCCCGCCAGCGCCTCCGGCCGATTTTGATGACGGCCCTGGCCACCGTGTTCGCCTTGACGCCGATGGCACTGGGGCTCACCGGCGGCGGCGGCTTCATCTCCCAGCCGCTCGCCATTGTGGTGATCGGCGGCCTGATTTCCTCCACGGCCCTCACACTGGTGCTGGTGCCGGTGCTCTACCGCCTCGTGGAGGGGCGGCGGGAACGCAAGACGCTGGCCAGGGCGGCAGCGGGGGCCGGATCGGATGCGCAGGACGGTGCACGGACAGGTTCCGCCCCGTCCCGCGGCCGCCGGGCCGCGCCGGGTGCCGTCCCGGACGACTTCCCGGATGACGTCCCCGACGGCGCCCGGGTCCCCACCGGCTCGCACTGA